One window of the Runella slithyformis DSM 19594 genome contains the following:
- a CDS encoding two-component response regulator: MKKIRCLIIEDEPIAQEIIETFIGRLPFLEWVAKTNNVFETYGELSRNTIDLIFATLKCRKSPGSNASNLYRNARLILHCQPH; this comes from the coding sequence ATGAAAAAAATACGCTGTTTAATCATTGAAGACGAGCCTATTGCGCAGGAAATTATTGAGACGTTTATCGGGCGTCTCCCTTTTTTGGAATGGGTAGCTAAAACCAATAACGTTTTTGAAACCTACGGCGAACTTTCCCGAAACACCATTGACTTGATTTTTGCGACATTAAAATGCCGCAAATCTCCGGGCTCGAATGCCTCAAATCTTTACCGCAACGCCCGCCTAATCCTACATTGCCAACCTCACTAA
- the hslU gene encoding ATP-dependent protease ATPase subunit HslU → MSEHLDKLTPREIVAELDKYIIGQHDAKRNVAIALRNRWRRMNSTPEMQKEIIPNNILMIGATGVGKTEIARRLAKIANAPFVKVEASKFTEVGYVGRDVESMVRDLVEQAVNLVKSAKKEAVKQKAQEIVEDIILDVLIPPMYPNNSNQHPQRPSVGFAITDDNDTLQTPPPPISSMPDHELNERTRGRFREKLRAGELEDRKIEIDMQASAAPNIGVMGGPIDDMSMMNIQEMLGNMMPKRNKKRKVTIADARKILMEEEAAKLIDMDEVKEEAIAKAEDLGIIFIDEIDKIANSNGKGGGPDVSREGVQRDLLPIVEGSTVNTKYGPIKTDHILFVAAGAFHVSKPSDLIPELQGRFPIRVELQSLTEDDFYRILKEPRNSLTRQYHALMESEGVQLTFNDDALRELAKLAFTINSDVENIGARRLQTVMSTLLNDFMYDIPDVIGANSHVLVTKELVQQRLSNLVKNRDLSQYIL, encoded by the coding sequence ATGTCCGAGCACTTAGACAAATTGACACCGCGCGAAATAGTCGCCGAACTTGATAAATACATCATTGGACAACACGACGCCAAGCGCAACGTGGCCATTGCCCTCCGAAACCGTTGGCGGCGTATGAACAGCACGCCCGAAATGCAAAAGGAGATCATTCCGAATAACATTCTGATGATCGGTGCCACGGGAGTAGGGAAAACCGAGATTGCCCGCCGCTTAGCCAAGATCGCCAATGCCCCCTTCGTGAAAGTCGAGGCGTCCAAGTTTACGGAAGTGGGTTACGTGGGCCGCGATGTGGAAAGCATGGTGCGGGATCTGGTCGAACAGGCCGTCAATCTGGTGAAAAGCGCCAAAAAAGAAGCTGTCAAACAAAAAGCGCAGGAGATTGTTGAGGATATCATTCTGGATGTATTGATCCCGCCGATGTACCCCAACAACTCCAACCAACATCCACAACGCCCCAGCGTTGGATTTGCCATTACGGATGATAATGATACCCTGCAAACGCCTCCCCCGCCGATCTCTTCCATGCCCGACCACGAACTCAACGAACGTACTCGCGGACGTTTTCGGGAAAAGCTGCGCGCCGGCGAGCTAGAAGACCGCAAGATCGAAATCGACATGCAGGCCTCAGCCGCACCCAACATCGGCGTAATGGGTGGGCCCATTGATGATATGTCGATGATGAATATTCAGGAAATGCTCGGTAATATGATGCCCAAGCGCAACAAAAAACGCAAGGTAACGATCGCCGACGCCCGCAAGATCCTGATGGAGGAAGAAGCCGCCAAGCTCATCGACATGGACGAGGTCAAGGAAGAGGCCATTGCCAAAGCCGAAGACCTGGGTATTATCTTTATTGACGAAATTGATAAGATCGCCAATTCCAACGGCAAGGGCGGCGGCCCGGACGTCAGCCGGGAAGGGGTACAGCGCGATCTGCTGCCCATCGTGGAAGGTTCAACGGTCAACACCAAATACGGTCCCATCAAAACCGATCATATCCTGTTTGTGGCCGCAGGGGCGTTTCATGTATCGAAACCATCCGATCTGATTCCGGAATTACAGGGCCGTTTCCCGATCCGGGTCGAATTGCAAAGCCTGACCGAAGACGACTTCTATCGTATTTTAAAAGAACCGCGCAACTCGCTGACCCGCCAATACCACGCGCTGATGGAATCGGAAGGCGTGCAGCTGACGTTTAACGACGATGCCCTGCGCGAACTGGCCAAACTGGCCTTTACCATCAACTCCGACGTGGAAAACATCGGCGCACGTCGCCTGCAAACGGTCATGAGTACGCTGCTCAATGATTTTATGTACGACATTCCCGACGTAATCGGCGCCAATTCACACGTGTTGGTTACCAAAGAACTGGTGCAGCAACGTCTGTCGAATCTGGTCAAAAACCGCGATTTGAGTCAGTATATTCTATAG
- a CDS encoding nuclear transport factor 2 family protein, with protein sequence MKKLFRLLSISLLCSGGLWAQSVEEAAVKVPIQQLFDGMKKSDSTLVRQSLMPGARLESVTKNKAGEVAVRSDSFEGFLKSIGKATPGDLDERLSAVNIRIDGEMATAWTPYKFYYKGNFSHCGVNAFQLIKTAAGWKILSIIDTRRKEGCE encoded by the coding sequence ATGAAAAAATTATTCCGACTTTTAAGTATTTCGCTTCTTTGCAGCGGTGGCCTGTGGGCGCAGTCGGTTGAAGAGGCAGCAGTGAAAGTGCCGATCCAACAGCTCTTTGACGGCATGAAAAAGAGCGATTCAACCTTGGTGCGGCAGTCGCTCATGCCCGGTGCGCGCCTGGAGTCGGTCACTAAAAATAAGGCCGGTGAAGTGGCGGTACGGTCAGATTCATTTGAAGGGTTCCTGAAAAGCATCGGTAAAGCTACCCCCGGTGATTTGGATGAGCGCCTGAGTGCGGTCAATATCCGCATCGACGGCGAAATGGCCACGGCCTGGACACCTTATAAATTTTATTATAAAGGCAATTTCAGTCATTGCGGTGTCAATGCGTTTCAATTGATCAAAACCGCCGCCGGCTGGAAGATCCTGAGCATCATTGATACCCGCCGGAAAGAAGGCTGTGAATAA
- a CDS encoding S1C family serine protease: MITFTQSSTDVAEGGGSVSPQDAPLLDAYSQTVVNVAKKVSKSVVQIKVSGKKEPRSRTPNEGQGTGSGFVISSDGFVITNNHVVAGATKISALLQDGRELEAQLIGRDPATDIAVLKIYGDALKAVPFGNSKNLQVGQIAIAIGNPYGFQYTLTAGVISALGRTLRSESGRLIDDVIQTDASLNPGNSGGPLVNSFGEVIGVNTAVILPAQGLCFAVSSNITAQVAGQLIMQGRVRRGYLGIAGQLINLTDRIMQYNQLQTKTGIYIVSVEADGVSYNSEFRPGDIIVGFEGKPVGSVDDLHKLLTETTIGQRSEVTILRNNLAKKISVIPGELK; the protein is encoded by the coding sequence ATGATAACGTTCACCCAATCAAGCACTGACGTCGCCGAGGGCGGCGGTTCAGTCTCTCCACAGGATGCCCCTTTACTCGATGCTTACTCCCAAACGGTGGTAAATGTAGCTAAAAAAGTCAGCAAATCGGTCGTTCAGATCAAAGTGAGCGGCAAAAAAGAACCCCGCAGCCGTACCCCCAACGAAGGTCAGGGAACCGGCTCCGGCTTTGTGATCTCGTCCGACGGCTTCGTCATTACCAACAACCACGTCGTGGCCGGGGCCACCAAGATTTCGGCTCTGCTTCAGGACGGACGTGAGTTGGAAGCACAGCTCATCGGCCGCGATCCCGCCACCGATATTGCCGTATTAAAAATTTACGGCGATGCGTTGAAAGCCGTACCTTTCGGCAACTCCAAAAACCTGCAGGTGGGCCAGATCGCCATTGCCATCGGCAATCCCTACGGATTTCAATACACGCTTACGGCAGGTGTCATCAGCGCGCTGGGTCGTACGTTGCGCTCAGAATCCGGGCGTTTGATCGACGATGTGATCCAAACCGACGCTTCCCTTAACCCCGGAAACTCAGGCGGGCCGCTGGTCAACTCCTTCGGGGAGGTCATTGGGGTCAATACGGCGGTTATTCTGCCGGCACAGGGGCTGTGTTTTGCGGTATCATCCAACATCACCGCACAGGTCGCCGGTCAGCTCATCATGCAGGGACGCGTGCGGAGAGGGTACTTGGGCATTGCGGGTCAGCTCATCAATCTGACCGACCGCATCATGCAGTACAATCAACTGCAGACCAAAACGGGTATTTACATCGTAAGCGTGGAAGCCGACGGCGTATCGTACAATTCAGAATTCAGGCCGGGCGATATTATCGTAGGCTTTGAAGGAAAACCCGTCGGTTCGGTGGATGATCTGCATAAATTGCTGACTGAAACGACCATCGGTCAACGCAGTGAAGTAACGATCTTACGGAATAACCTGGCGAAGAAAATAAGTGTGATTCCGGGCGAGTTGAAGTAA
- a CDS encoding sulfatase family protein — protein MSYFPSFIRHCCFLLFFTSSAFSQQKPNIVMILVDDMGWGEVGIYGSHYCQTPHLDNLAKQGMRFTNFYANSTVCSPTRAALMTGRYPDLVGVPGVIRGNVENSWGYFSPKAVTLPQVLKTAGYRTAMVGKWHLGLEPENHPNRHGFTHFHGFLEDMMDDYYTHLREGKNWMRLNGQVIDPSGHATDLFTQWAIEYLNTQKKNPQPFFLYLAYNAPHFPVQPPREWLEKVKKRNPNLSEKRAKLTALIEHLDESIGKVMEALRQNGQADNTLIVFSSDNGGLLSDEADNGIWKGGKQTMYEGGIRVPTIAVWKNKIIPGTKTDFRALTMDLFPTFCEAAGTKPPQAVDGHSFLSLLLGQPQTALNRTAFWVRREGGAYGGQEYYAVREGNWKILQNTPFEPFQLFDMAKDSLETTDVSIAQKAIYEALGKKLRKHIQKAGAVNWQK, from the coding sequence ATGAGCTATTTTCCTTCCTTTATTCGTCATTGCTGTTTCCTTTTATTTTTCACCTCTTCGGCGTTTTCCCAACAAAAGCCCAACATCGTCATGATTTTGGTGGACGATATGGGCTGGGGCGAAGTGGGTATATACGGTTCTCATTATTGCCAAACGCCCCATTTGGATAATCTTGCCAAACAGGGCATGAGATTCACCAATTTTTACGCCAATTCAACGGTGTGTTCGCCCACCCGAGCGGCCCTCATGACGGGGCGCTATCCCGATCTGGTGGGGGTGCCCGGTGTGATTCGGGGCAATGTGGAAAACAGTTGGGGGTACTTTTCCCCCAAAGCCGTTACCCTTCCTCAGGTATTAAAAACAGCCGGTTACCGGACGGCAATGGTCGGAAAATGGCACTTGGGACTGGAGCCCGAAAATCACCCTAACCGGCACGGATTTACGCATTTTCACGGTTTCCTGGAAGATATGATGGATGATTATTACACGCATCTGCGTGAAGGGAAAAACTGGATGCGACTCAACGGACAGGTGATTGACCCATCGGGCCACGCCACCGATCTTTTTACCCAATGGGCCATTGAGTACCTCAATACCCAAAAGAAAAATCCGCAACCCTTCTTTTTATATCTGGCGTACAATGCGCCTCATTTTCCCGTTCAGCCTCCTCGGGAATGGTTGGAAAAAGTGAAAAAACGCAACCCGAATCTCTCCGAAAAGCGGGCGAAGCTCACCGCTTTAATTGAACATCTGGATGAGAGTATCGGCAAAGTAATGGAGGCATTGCGCCAAAATGGACAGGCTGACAATACGCTTATCGTTTTCAGCAGCGACAACGGTGGATTACTTTCTGACGAAGCCGACAACGGCATCTGGAAAGGAGGCAAACAGACCATGTACGAAGGCGGGATCAGGGTGCCGACCATCGCCGTTTGGAAAAATAAAATCATCCCCGGTACGAAAACTGATTTTCGGGCACTTACGATGGACCTGTTTCCCACTTTTTGTGAAGCCGCGGGGACCAAGCCCCCACAGGCAGTAGACGGCCATTCTTTTTTATCTCTGTTGCTCGGACAACCTCAAACCGCTTTGAACAGAACCGCTTTTTGGGTACGTCGGGAGGGCGGTGCGTATGGCGGTCAGGAGTACTACGCGGTGCGTGAAGGAAACTGGAAAATTCTGCAAAATACACCTTTTGAGCCGTTTCAGCTTTTTGACATGGCGAAAGACTCACTCGAAACAACGGATGTAAGTATTGCTCAAAAGGCAATCTATGAGGCGTTAGGTAAAAAATTGAGGAAACATATTCAAAAAGCGGGTGCCGTCAACTGGCAGAAGTAG
- a CDS encoding sulfatase family protein, which yields MFYKVCFFCIAATAGIVVLSGFHQPQSRPAANSPKNVIFILADDHRYDAMGFTGKFSGLKTPNLDRMAATGAHVQNAFVSTALCSPSRASILSGQYAHTHQVVDNFAPLPPATKFFPSYLQKAGYKTAFLGKWHMGNADDAPQPGFDYWLSFKGQGVYYSPIFNINGKQVTHKDGYTTDLLTDYAIEWMGKQDKNKPFFLYLSHKAVHADFQPAKRHAGVYKDMPIQYPASMYLTKSDTSKIWGKNTKDPETGEVKSNLRDMPNWVKNQRYSWHGVDYLYHGSISFNDFYRQYCETLLGVDESVGRVMKYLEDNGLAENTLVIYMGDNGFSFGERGLIDKRHAYEESMRVPMLVSCPSVIKPQTKLTNVIQNIDVAPTILAYAGLSTPAQMQGKSFLPLLKGQKTEWKDRAFYEYYWEYDFPQTPTMFAVRTDRYKYIFNHGVWDANELYDLQADPDEINNLIRSPQHQTIAKELRDQVWGWLENTNGLQIPLKRIKQKRNDHIYKGNY from the coding sequence ATGTTCTACAAAGTTTGCTTCTTTTGCATCGCCGCTACGGCCGGGATCGTTGTTTTGTCCGGGTTTCATCAGCCCCAAAGCCGGCCTGCCGCCAACTCCCCCAAAAACGTTATCTTCATCTTAGCTGACGATCACCGCTACGATGCCATGGGCTTTACGGGGAAATTCTCGGGCCTGAAAACGCCCAATTTGGACAGAATGGCCGCCACAGGAGCCCATGTCCAGAATGCGTTTGTGAGTACCGCTCTTTGTTCGCCGAGCCGGGCAAGTATACTATCGGGCCAATATGCGCATACGCATCAGGTGGTCGATAACTTTGCCCCCCTGCCGCCCGCTACCAAATTTTTTCCTTCGTACCTCCAAAAAGCAGGCTATAAAACCGCTTTTCTGGGGAAATGGCACATGGGCAATGCCGACGATGCCCCGCAACCGGGCTTTGATTATTGGCTGAGTTTTAAGGGGCAGGGCGTGTATTACAGCCCGATATTTAATATCAACGGCAAGCAGGTGACGCACAAAGATGGCTATACCACCGACCTGCTCACCGACTATGCCATTGAATGGATGGGGAAACAGGATAAAAACAAACCCTTCTTTTTGTACCTTTCTCATAAAGCCGTTCACGCCGATTTTCAACCGGCCAAACGTCATGCGGGCGTTTACAAAGATATGCCGATTCAGTATCCCGCGTCGATGTACCTGACCAAGAGCGATACCAGTAAAATATGGGGAAAAAATACCAAAGACCCCGAAACGGGCGAAGTGAAAAGTAACCTGAGAGACATGCCCAATTGGGTCAAAAATCAGCGGTACAGTTGGCACGGAGTGGATTACCTGTACCACGGAAGCATCAGTTTCAACGATTTTTACCGTCAATACTGCGAAACCCTCCTGGGTGTGGACGAAAGCGTGGGGCGAGTGATGAAATACCTGGAAGACAATGGGCTGGCCGAAAATACACTGGTGATCTACATGGGCGATAACGGCTTCAGTTTTGGAGAGCGCGGCCTCATCGACAAGCGACATGCGTATGAGGAGTCGATGCGGGTGCCGATGCTGGTAAGCTGTCCGTCGGTGATAAAGCCGCAGACCAAACTTACCAACGTGATTCAAAACATTGATGTGGCTCCCACGATCCTGGCGTATGCCGGACTGAGCACGCCCGCGCAAATGCAGGGAAAATCGTTTTTGCCGTTATTGAAAGGGCAGAAAACAGAGTGGAAAGACCGGGCCTTTTATGAATATTATTGGGAATATGATTTTCCCCAAACGCCTACGATGTTTGCGGTACGGACCGACCGATATAAATATATTTTCAACCACGGCGTATGGGATGCCAACGAGCTGTACGATTTACAGGCCGATCCTGATGAAATCAATAATTTGATCAGAAGCCCCCAACATCAGACCATTGCGAAAGAGCTCCGCGATCAGGTATGGGGATGGCTGGAAAATACCAATGGATTACAGATTCCGCTCAAGCGGATTAAGCAGAAGCGCAACGACCATATTTATAAGGGGAATTATTGA
- a CDS encoding sulfatase family protein — translation MSSKKLLFISVILFVIHPAAAQKKPNILFCIADDWGKHAGIYGDKVVKTPNFDRLARGGVVFGNAFCSSPSCTPSRAAILTGRYPHQNEESGNLWSTLQTKLPNYAAILAQNGYHVGMERKGWGPGDFKVGGYSHNPAGKPYKDFGEFLAKRPDGQPFCYWFGSQDPHRTYEAGTGKASGMNPLDVRVPAYWPDTPEVRDDILDYYYEVQRFDREVGELLQKLEAIGELENTLVVVTSDNGMPFPRAKANVYDAGTNMPLVVYWKGKIVPQQTDAFMNFVDLAPTFLETAHVPIPKEMSGKSLWPLLKKETKDHRNEVFLERERHANVRRGDQSYPIRAIRTREYLYIKNLEPARWPAGDPQLYFAVGPYGDVDPGPTKNVLLSDTVKYAYYYQSAFAKRPAEELYDLKKDPEQMNNLAKSGSYRDIRQKLAAQLAQWQKETSDPRAAGQRPFETYPYYGNSAATEKMKN, via the coding sequence ATGAGCTCCAAGAAACTCTTATTTATCAGTGTTATATTATTCGTTATTCATCCTGCAGCGGCACAAAAAAAGCCCAATATCCTTTTTTGTATTGCGGATGATTGGGGTAAGCACGCAGGGATATATGGTGATAAAGTGGTCAAAACACCCAATTTTGACCGTTTGGCGCGTGGAGGGGTGGTGTTTGGCAATGCTTTCTGTAGCTCCCCTTCGTGTACTCCTTCACGCGCTGCGATTCTGACGGGGCGTTATCCTCACCAAAACGAAGAAAGCGGAAATCTTTGGAGTACCCTGCAAACCAAGTTGCCCAATTACGCTGCCATTCTGGCGCAAAACGGGTATCACGTAGGGATGGAGCGCAAAGGCTGGGGGCCGGGAGATTTTAAAGTGGGTGGATATTCCCACAATCCCGCGGGTAAACCCTATAAGGATTTTGGGGAGTTTTTGGCAAAACGACCCGATGGGCAGCCGTTTTGTTACTGGTTTGGGAGTCAGGACCCTCACCGTACGTATGAGGCCGGAACGGGAAAAGCCTCGGGAATGAACCCTTTGGATGTACGCGTACCGGCGTATTGGCCCGATACCCCCGAAGTGCGCGATGATATATTGGACTATTATTATGAGGTTCAGCGTTTTGACCGTGAAGTAGGGGAGTTACTCCAAAAATTGGAGGCTATCGGCGAGTTGGAAAATACACTCGTGGTGGTCACTTCCGACAATGGGATGCCCTTCCCCCGCGCCAAAGCGAACGTATATGATGCGGGAACAAACATGCCGTTGGTCGTTTATTGGAAAGGCAAAATTGTTCCGCAGCAAACGGATGCTTTTATGAATTTTGTGGATTTGGCACCTACATTCCTCGAAACGGCTCATGTTCCGATTCCCAAAGAAATGTCGGGTAAAAGTTTGTGGCCCTTGTTGAAAAAAGAAACCAAAGATCACCGAAATGAAGTTTTTTTAGAACGGGAACGCCACGCCAACGTTCGTCGCGGTGATCAAAGCTATCCGATTCGGGCCATTCGTACCCGCGAGTATCTGTACATAAAAAACCTGGAGCCTGCCCGGTGGCCGGCCGGTGACCCGCAGCTTTATTTTGCCGTAGGCCCGTATGGCGATGTTGACCCCGGCCCGACCAAAAATGTACTGCTGAGCGATACGGTAAAGTATGCTTATTATTATCAATCGGCATTTGCGAAACGGCCTGCCGAAGAATTGTACGATTTGAAGAAAGATCCGGAGCAGATGAATAATTTAGCGAAGAGCGGAAGCTACCGGGATATCAGGCAAAAGCTGGCCGCACAATTGGCACAATGGCAAAAAGAAACGTCTGACCCGCGTGCCGCAGGACAACGTCCGTTTGAAACTTACCCTTATTATGGAAACTCCGCGGCAACGGAAAAAATGAAGAACTGA
- the cdaA gene encoding diadenylate cyclase CdaA, which yields MFLFHIGFLDIEWVDVLDIILVAFLMYQIYYLVRGSLASRVFLGYLLIYLFYLVVRAIGLELLTKILEYFMGVGAVALIVIFQQEIRRFLLFIGKSTAFANNRLLGRFLRQPTSTDKINEIKPIIEAVRAMATEFTGGLLVIKKNDELDKYLQTGEEVDSVLSKRLFLSLFNQYSPMNDGGVIVADGRIKAARCILPVSDSDDFGNLGFRHRAGLGMSEVTDAAVIIVSEETGRISLAIEGTLLSNIPASEIEERLKKYLFEKGK from the coding sequence ATGTTTTTATTCCACATAGGCTTTTTAGACATCGAATGGGTAGATGTGCTGGACATCATCCTGGTGGCTTTTTTAATGTATCAAATCTACTACCTAGTACGCGGAAGTTTAGCCAGCCGCGTATTTCTGGGCTACCTGCTGATCTATCTTTTTTATTTGGTCGTGCGGGCTATCGGGCTGGAGCTTTTGACCAAGATTCTGGAGTACTTCATGGGTGTGGGCGCGGTGGCGCTGATCGTGATCTTTCAACAGGAGATACGCCGCTTTTTGCTGTTTATCGGCAAGTCTACGGCTTTTGCCAACAATAGATTGCTGGGGCGTTTTTTACGCCAGCCTACCTCCACCGATAAAATCAACGAGATTAAACCCATTATTGAAGCCGTACGGGCCATGGCGACCGAATTTACGGGCGGACTGTTGGTCATTAAGAAAAATGATGAGCTGGACAAATATCTCCAAACGGGCGAAGAAGTCGACAGCGTACTTTCCAAACGGCTATTTCTTTCCCTGTTTAACCAATACAGCCCCATGAACGATGGCGGTGTGATCGTGGCCGACGGCCGCATCAAAGCCGCCCGCTGCATCTTACCCGTCTCTGACAGCGACGATTTCGGCAATTTGGGCTTTCGTCACCGGGCCGGACTGGGCATGAGCGAAGTGACCGATGCCGCCGTGATCATTGTTTCGGAAGAGACCGGGCGCATTTCACTGGCCATTGAAGGAACCCTGCTCAGCAATATTCCCGCTTCCGAAATCGAAGAACGCCTCAAAAAGTATTTGTTCGAAAAAGGTAAATAA